The following coding sequences are from one Caminibacter pacificus window:
- a CDS encoding Crp/Fnr family transcriptional regulator → MREHPIFQTLSDEEYFKAKEFFEYKTYKKDEYIVKEGEYSSKAFILVSGSVGVIKTNNYNESYEVKIIKAPADEFFSEVNLIDRGLVISTIKTKEDTEILEITHDSFVELLEKHPTIASKMLWVISYNITKHLRKADSEVQTLFNALSEVVNND, encoded by the coding sequence ATGAGAGAACATCCTATTTTTCAAACTTTGAGTGATGAAGAGTATTTTAAAGCCAAAGAGTTTTTCGAATACAAAACTTACAAAAAAGACGAATATATCGTAAAAGAGGGTGAGTATTCTTCGAAAGCTTTTATTTTGGTTAGCGGAAGTGTCGGGGTAATAAAAACGAACAACTATAATGAAAGTTACGAAGTAAAGATTATAAAAGCTCCGGCGGATGAGTTTTTTTCGGAAGTGAATTTGATTGATAGAGGACTTGTGATTTCGACTATAAAAACAAAAGAAGACACCGAGATTTTGGAAATTACTCACGATTCTTTCGTGGAATTGTTAGAAAAACACCCTACAATCGCTTCGAAAATGCTTTGGGTGATTAGTTATAATATTACAAAACATTTAAGAAAAGCAGATAGCGAAGTACAAACGCTTTTTAATGCATTAAGCGAGGTGGTCAATAATGATTGA